From the Cryptomeria japonica chromosome 2, Sugi_1.0, whole genome shotgun sequence genome, one window contains:
- the LOC131051761 gene encoding histone H2A.Z-specific chaperone CHZ1-like, with amino-acid sequence MDLDGSHQDIAIDYRDDVGMQQQYITWWGRTYPRPIFLADFPRGNPRPQRQTGDGEGPNTFEEGSDGQADDAREQEASGDEDDPDAGEGDQDGDDEEDEEEVKEEDKEDKEEDKEENEENKEEDESDVVPHHSGDYTIALDPLSLPS; translated from the coding sequence ATGGATTTAGATGGGTCACATCAGGACATTGCGATAGactatagagatgatgtgggcaTGCAGCAacagtacatcacatggtgggggaggacataccctaGACCCATCTTCCTAGcagacttccctagagggaaccccaGACCACAGAGACAGACGGGCGATGGAGAGGGACCCAATACATTTGAGGAGGGCTCAGATGGTCAGGCTGATGATGCAAGAGAGCAGGAGGCAAGTGGAGATGAAGATGATCCTGATGCTGGAGagggagatcaagatggagatgatgaggaggacgaagAGGAGGTAaaggaggaggacaaggaggacaaggaggaggacaaggaggagAATGAGGAGAATAAGGAGGAGGATGAATCAGATGTAGTTCCTCATCACTCTGGGGATTACACCATAGCATTAGATCCACTGAGCCTCCCATCATAG